The Cryptomeria japonica chromosome 2, Sugi_1.0, whole genome shotgun sequence region TGTTATAGGTTTATTGAGTATCAATATTTGTGTTTGGTGAAAATTTCAATGTGGCTGCTCATTGTCTTTTGTAATGATACTTTGTGTACTGATTTATTTTGTCTTTCACTGATTCTTGGTAGCTTGTAGTTTATTTTATTTCTGATCAGTTGTCTGGTAGAATTTATGTTGTCTGATGTTTAGAGATCCAAAACCTTGGATAAACTAAATTCAAACTAGGTATTTGATTCCAGAAAATGAAAGAGATATAATTGACGAATAAATCATTATTACTCGCTTCTATCTGTGTAATCTTGTAATATGAAAATTCGATTGCATAATATTTGAATCAAGAATGAATGAACTGGTGTATCATCATTTCTTCCCTCTAGGTGTTCATGGCCAACCAACTAACCAGCCAAGTTACTTTAGCCTCTCCAGTTTCATGCTAGCATTTTACTCTAGAAATAATCTCACATTTCTTAAACCTCAACTGGATATGTTATTTCAGCTGACACTTCTAAGGCATTTAGAATTCATTGCATGCTATTACATATGAGGAAGTTTTTATTTAGATGATTATAGTACTTGCAGTCACAACACGACATACAAATAAATGGCTTATGTTGTTTCATTTCTGCCATATTATTGGCGAGCATTACAGGTCTTCTTCTCCACTCCAATTATACAACCTGAGAAATGTAAAccttcaaataatttttaattttattttattaaatgtgTGCCTTTGGTTTGGGTGTGTATATAGTGTGTGAGGAGATGGGTGGAAGAAGGAGATGCAAATCATCTTGCAAATTTAGGAAAGTATGTGTTTGCCATATTTGTAGTTGGCGCAAGGCTAACATATGCTATAACTACTATGATTCTTTCAAACAACACAGGGAACAACAATATAAACATGTAAATTGGGCTCGTATAAAGTTTAAAATTGTTGGAAAGGAGGACAAGCATGTATTACCAAGTGATTTTAGATGCCAAAATAAATGGATTAGTGCTAGCACAACATATAGGAGACTTGTATCATaaacctaatttttttaattttaaagaaGACTTGCAATTATAAACCTTATTTTGTATCATCATACTTATTTAATGAATACTTGTAATTTTTTTCActctcaagctcttcctttaaGAACACGAGCTATTGGTTAAATAATTATCAATTTTGTTTAGCAAAGCAAGCCTATTTTCTTGGATGAAGTTATAGTTTGTTATGATATTTTGTTCAATGTTTTGtaagaaattaaatataattacatTGAATGTTGTATTGCTGTTTGAAAACATTTTGGTTCAAAACtacacaaaaaatatttaaaacaaattgtttattttttaatacattttggTTGAAAACTACACAACAAATTTTAAAATCCCAACTATTGTCTCTTCTATTTTAATTTGTCTTTAAAGAGAGAAATTTTTAAGATGATAATTTGAGACACTCAGTTAAAGACGATATTTAAGACAATAAACAACTTTTTTTTGTCTCAAGTTAAGACAATTTGATCAAATATAGTCTTAAATATTGTCTTTAAACACTCCCTTATGTAGTAGTGTGCATGTTTCATTTGGCCTCATCTCTTATGATGTTGGAGTCTTGCACACAAAAAGACTTGACTTCTGCTGGGCTCATTAAGAATCTTTCAACTTCACGAATAGATCAAGAGTTCATTGACTATAATTATAACTTAAAAAAAAGAAATGTTTACAAAAATTATGTGCGACCATAGTAAAAAATATGTAAATATAACATACTTTTAGAAAACCAAACATACTTTTCGATTTGAAAACGTTTGTATTGACAACCCTCACACAATATCGACTTACAAGCAAGTGAACCGTCAAACTCTGTCCCTTCTGTGAACACAGGAAATTGGCAATTCAAGCACAAAATTGAACCCTCACACGAgaacaacacactttctttatATACAGGTCTAGTAATACTACGTCGTATGGATGCTTAACAGTACAAATCGGGATTGTCGATGAGATATGCCTCGATCTTCTTGAACAGAATAATGATCATTTCCTTAATCTCCTTCACTTTCTCCTCGTCCTCAGGATCGCCCGGAAGGCTATCAAAATGGGCTACATAGCTGAAAACGCACCCTCCCTCAGCTTTTGGGGTGAATTTGAATTCGTATGTGGCAGGTGACACTTTTAATCCCAGAAGTCCTCCTTCCACATGACTGTAGcggtgcccaaagttctcctcgtCCACTTCCTCCAATTTCAGCTTTAGCCAGCTGGAATCCTCGATCTCTGCATCACCAAACCCAACCCATCACTAACAAGATAAAATTTTAGGATTAGTTCTTATTGTAAACGAAAAATATTGATACCATATGATACATACCAGGAGTGAAATTGATTTGTTTGATGCTTCCTACACCCCCTTCGCCTTTCAGGGAAGTGATGCTTTTGAAAATGTCTGCTGCTCGCTTCATAAGGATAATACTGCCCTCATCCCTAAAGACTTTCCACAGTCTCTTAGCGTCCACTGTAGACTCGATTTCTTGAATGATACTTCCCATCACAATTTTATCTTATTAAttcttcttttccctcttctattcttcttcttcttctacttcctcTGTGCTTTGAGCTGTGGTCAAGGAAGAGGAAGATCGATGCTATTTATAGATCTCGTTGTCAATCCAATTCATTGGAAATGAAAGAAGACATAAGTGGTTTCTAAATTTCTAGAGTCAAGTCAACAAATCTTAGGTTTGAAGTTTTCTCCATGACGATTATTTCGTGTATGACTCCATTTAAATTGGTGAAAGACTTATCATCTCACCAACCCACTATGGCCTCCACTTATCATCTCACAAACCCAAAGTGTTGAAAAGAAGGCTTCTAGACGATGACATTGTCAAATTATTTTTGAATTTCGAAGGCTTCTAGACGATGACATTGTCAAATTATTTTTGAATTTCGATCTGGCCATCCAATTTCATTGAAAGAAGAACTGTCATTTGAAAACTATGTTCGTATCGGTTATCCGGCCGAACTACCCGGTTTTGATTTCTTTATCATATTCAAATAATATTGAATTGAAACGTTTTAACTCTAATAGAGTACTCTAGTGAGGTCAAGTTGGAGTACTCTAGTGAGGTCAAGTTGACAAATCTTAGGTTCGAAGTTTTCTCCATGACGATTATTTCGTGTTCGTTCTAAAGTCTGACTCAATTTAAATTGGTGAAAGACTTATCATCTCATCAACCCAAAGTGTTGAAAAGAAGGCTTCTAGACAATGACATTGTCAAATTATTTAAGAATTTCGATCTGGCCCTCCAATTGCATTGAAGGTAGCACCGTCATTTGAAAGCTATGTTCGTATTGGTTATCGGGCCAAACTACCCTGTTTTAATTTCTTTATCATATTCAAATAACATTGAATTGAAAAGTTTTAACTCTAATAGAGTCTAGTGAGGTAAGGCTTATgctatatttattaaaataaaaaataatatcattcTAAATTTTTGATTGTATATTAATATGGAACAGGGAGATATATGTTTTTTAATCATACAATTTATTGGATCATGTTTGAATACTTTTGGTGGAATAGATAACCCTCAATGTTCAATTCTAGAACGAAGAGGTATCAACGTTTTTAAACGGTAAAcgcttttgacccagagctatgaaccaatgaggtCACAAATAGGGACATTATTGCTTGTTTAAAACGAGCAGAGAAAAAgatataaacaacatgcaatagcagaaagaaaacaacataaacaaaagacaCGAGACAAAAagatttatagtggttcaccattAATTGGCTACATCCACTCTCAACGCAGGGAATCACTTCTATTAATCAATTATCCAAtcttacatacatccatacatggACTGCACACAGGTATTTATACAATCATATCCAGCCATGAAACCAAGAGCTCTGAGAACACAAATgatcatgtgaccgttgggcttcacattcccaacaatcatTCCCACTATAAACATTCTAACACCTTCTCCTTCATGTAGCTGAAATCCTTGTTCACTGCAACACCAAAGCCAACCCATCAGCAACAAGATACATTTTTAGTGTTAGTTCTTATTGTAAACAAAAAACATTGATACACCATGATATATACCAAGAGTGAAATTGATTTGCTTGATGCTTCCTACACCTCCTTCGCCTTCTAGGAAAGTGACGCTTGCGAAAAGCTCTGGTGCTTGCTTTGGAAGGAGATTATGGCCATCCTTCACAAAGGCATTCCACAGTCTCTTCGCCTCCAATGGAGTCTCAATATCATGACAGATACTTCCCACCACCATTTTATCTTATCAActcttcttttccctcttctattcttcttcttctacttcctcTTGTGCTTTGAGCTGTGGTTTAGGAAGAGGAAGATCAATACTATTTATAGATCTCGTTATCGATCCAATTCATTGCAAATGAAAGAAGGCATAAGTGGTTTCTAAATTTTTAGAGTCAAATCAACAAATCTTTCGATCCAAAGTTTTCTCCATGACGATTCTTTCGTGTCCGTTCTAAAGTCTGACTCAATTTAAATTGGTGAAAGACTTATCATCTCACCAACCCAATATGGCCTCAACTTGCCTGTCCTTTCTTTTAATTTGTGTTGAAAATAGAGGTTCTGGGTATCTTCGTGGCTTGATCACAGGGTCGAAACTGTTGAAAAGAAGGCTTCTAGAGAATGATATTGTCAAATTATTTAAGAATTTCGATCTGGCCATCCAATTGCATTGAAGGCAGCACAGTCATTTAAAAACTATGTTCGTATCGGTTATCAAGCCGAACTACCCGGTTTTGATTTCTTTATCATATTCAAATAACATTGAATTGAAACGTTTTAACCCTAATAGAGTCTAGTGAGGTCAAGCTTATggtatatttattaaaataaaaaataatatcattctaaattttttattgtaTATTATTATGGAACATGgtgatatataaatatttttttataacaccATATCTATTGGATCATGTATGAACACTTTTGGTGGAATAGATAGCCCTCAATGTTCAATTATGGAACGAAGAGGTATCAATGTAGATTCTTTTTTAAGGGGTAAATGCTTTTGACCCAAAGCTATAAACCAATGAGgtaaaaaatggggacattatcaCCACTGTAACATTCAACAATGACACTCTAATGGGGATTGACCCTTGATGTCAAGAGCAACACAATAACTTAATCATCACACCATGCCAATACCAGCAATATCAACATAGATTCATACTCTTTTATCAAATAGAAAAACAattttgtggatgatataataccctcttgaaacatgtataatatatatttaatttcttTTGAAAGATTAGAGTTAAATCAATAATCTATAAGTTAATATAGTGTAGAGATATCATTTGATCATTAAGAAAAATCTACTTGACAATATAGAAATACATTTTTGACATTCGTggtatgtatatatgtctatagaTTTTAACTAGTGTGAAAaagaaatatatcataaaaaattagaatagacAATATGATATTGAAGGAAGAGTGAACATGTTCAAATATCTCTGGTACAACAACAATGTAAGTTGTGAACATATTCCTTTTAGTTCTTTGATATTAATGCAGTTCTTTCTATTTTTGATATAATGATACTCAATAGTTTTCTACCACATCAACCTACCCAACACCTTCAACATATGAATAAGATGTCTAATattaatgatgatgaaaatattAAAGTCAATATATAGTAATTAATGTTGGAATTGATTTATCATATAAAAAAAGATAATTATCAAAGTATaactataaaaaaattaaataacataTTAGTTGTCAAAAAGTTATAAAGAAATCTAAAATTATTATGAGTATCATTTAAATGAGATTGGCCCATCCACTTGACAAAATATATCATTtgaaattggatgattaaatataTTATAGACTTACTTCTTTTTAACATAAATAATAAATAAGGACACttataatttgaaaaatatagcgATGACTGATGTGTTTGTATGCATCTTTTACATCAATTTGTAATTTTGTACCTGTCTTGTGGAGGAAGGGAAACACTCAA contains the following coding sequences:
- the LOC131859820 gene encoding major pollen allergen Bet v 1-D/H-like: MGSIIQEIESTVDAKRLWKVFRDEGSIILMKRAADIFKSITSLKGEGGVGSIKQINFTPEIEDSSWLKLKLEEVDEENFGHRYSHVEGGLLGLKVSPATYEFKFTPKAEGGCVFSYVAHFDSLPGDPEDEEKVKEIKEMIIILFKKIEAYLIDNPDLYC